In the genome of Megalops cyprinoides isolate fMegCyp1 chromosome 18, fMegCyp1.pri, whole genome shotgun sequence, the window ctctccgctgcgtaacgcactgtgtgtctgtgtgcaggagaagctcTCCGCTGCGTAACGcactatgtgtttgtgtgcaggagaagctctccgctgtgtgtttgtgtgcaggagaagctctccgctgcgtaacgcactgtgtgtctgtgtgcaggagaagctctccgctgcgtaacgcactgtgtgtttgtgtgcaggagaagctctccgctgtgtgtttgtgtgcaggagaagcCCTCCGCTGGGttacacactgtgtgtttgtgtgcaggagaagctctccgctgcgttacgctctgtgtgtttgtgtgcaggagaagctctccgctgcgttacacactgtgtgtctgtgtgcaggagaagctctccgctgcgttacacactgtgtgtctgtgtgcaggagaagctcTCCGCTGCGTAAcgcgctgtgtgtttgtgtgcaggagaagctctccgctgcgtaacgcactgtgtgtttgtgtgcaggagaagctctccgctgcgtaacgcactgtgtgtttgtgtgcaggagaagctctccgctgcgtaacgcactgtgtgtttgtgtgcaggagaagctcTCCGCTGCGTAAcgcgctgtgtgtttgtgtgcaggagaagctctccgctgcgttacgctctgtgtgtttgtgtgcaggagaagctcTCCGCTGCGTAAcgcgctgtgtgtttgtgtgcaggagaagctctccgctgcgtaacgcactgtgtgtttgtgtgcaggagaagctctccgctgcgttacgctctgtgtgtttgtgtgcaggagaagctctccgctgtgtgtttgtgtacaggaGAAGCTCCGCTGCGTAacgcactgtgtgtttgtgtgcaggagaagctcTCCGCTGCGTTACAGAAGGTGCAGCTGCAGATGGAGGAGGCCTCTCGGTCACAGGCCCAGACCAACCAGAAAATGATGGAAATAAAGGTAATAAACACCATGTTCACGCCTCTACCTGGGGCAATGTGTGTTTCATAGGgctgttagtgtgtgtgtgtgtgtgtgtgtgtgtgtgcgtgcgcacacgcGTGCATGTGGTTTGGggtttgtctctgtgtccttCTTTGACTTTACCATATGCTGTATGGTTGTCTGTACATGCTTTCAGTATCTTTgtcactgtcattgtcatttgtgtgtgtgcgtgcgtgcgtgtgtgcgtgcgcgcgcgcgcctATGTGGTCTGGggttttttgtgctgtgtggctgtatgtTCAGGCTTTCAGCTTCCTTctcactgtcattgtcatttatgggtgtgtctgtgtctgtgactgtcagTCCCTCGGTGTTCATACAGTAGGGCAGAGCCTTTGTTACACTCTGCCTGCTACACCCTGCGTAGCTCCAGCTTCTGCTGTCATGATGAGTTGTAACTGATAGATGACCAGGTCCTCTGTGTCTCGAGGAGAAAAACCACAAGAGGAAGTGTTTACTACAGGAAAGGGCACAGAATGTTTTGGGTTTGGCAGTGGTACTGATGGTCTTATGATTTGACATATCACCGCGCCGCAACTTCTGCATTGAAGAATGTAGTTCATTAATGGACTTGAGCTTACAAAAAGAATTACAACTACCTCAAAGTTTACCCATTGGCAATCCCTTACCCTGACAAAATATCCTGGTCTACAAAGATGTGATTACTCACAAAATATGATCTGGAACATTTTTCCAACCTTAAAACATCGGGTTGTGTCAAAGCTGATTGTCCTTTCTGAAGTTGGTCAGTGCACAGTACAGCCCCTTAAACTAAACCCTGTTTGTCGGTTGGTGCAGAACACTGAATATTTGTGTAGTTTGACAAtgatatataataaataaagtgTGGGTGCAGTAGTTGCCCCAGTTCTGTCCCTTTAGAGGAAGTTGCTTATCTTTTTCCTCCACCTTAGACTGGCTTAGTTGGGACGGCTGTCATAGTTGgtgcaaaaaaaagataaaaaagaccCCAGTAGTTCATGCACGAAGGGCAGGTCTGTTATAAGTTGTGTCGTGGgaagaaacaggaaggagaaattaaagtaaataacTGACAGGGCTTATCTTTGTGGTTGTTCCAGCATGTGCCATGTATGTCATAATCATGGTGTTTCCCACCCTGCGGTGTCCTGCTTAGAAAGTTAAACCGTGGATGGGTAGAACAGGTCTGCATCTACTACATCGTCATAGCTAAACAAATAGGGATGCCCGTGTAGCACAGAGCCATGCAGGGCTATCTTATGATCTTGTGGTGCAGATGGGGAGGAAACTTCTGTGCATGGACACAGAGGCCTTTCAAACGATGAGCAGCAGCATGCGCGACAATGGGGGCTCCTGCACCACTCGCTACAAACAGCAGGTggagcagtttaaaaaaaatattaattatgtattttaaaaactgaagcACAAGTCAGGATATATTTGGAAGAGAGCTTTGCCTGagtaacataaaataaatttaatgcCTATTGAGTGCTCTTCTGGAGTCAAACGccacactcacacgcacactcgcacacgcacgcatactcacgcacgcacacgcacacgcacacgcacacaattaCAGTTGCTCAGTGAGCAATGTATCCGGTGGAATCTCCAGTTTTGTCAGTTTACTGAAACACTTACAGCTGTCTGTCACTATTAACTAAAACAGACATTCATTCCTTACCACTCTCACTCAGTCTGagacacacattaacacacgTTACTGCTTTAACACACCTTTTACACACTTTTTCCCCAGCACTGGCAAGGCTAACCGTTCACAGTGGGTGTGAGTGCGAGGGCAAGAGGGTGAGCAAGTGGGCAGGTCAGCAGGAAAGTGAGCGGGCGAGAGAGTGAGCGGGAGAGTGGATGGGTGAGCAGCCGGGCGAGGGACTGGGAGAGCGAGAGATCCCCGGTGCAGtgaccctccccacccctccgTCTCTCAGGAGCAGGCGGGAGCCCTGGAGGAGCAGATCGGCTGGGAGTTCCGGCAGCTGCGGGAGTtcctggagcaggaggagcaggaggtgaAGAACCGTCTGcgcagggagaaggaggagaggctgaGGATGCTGGACGAGTCCCTGCAGCGCACCGCCGAGCAGGTCAGCCAGCTGGAGCTCGCCGCCGAGCAGCTGCGCGCCaagctgagggaggaggagaaccCCGCCCAGCTGCGGGTGaggacgggggggtggggtgggggggggagggaacggaggagagagggagggagggaggggaacgAGGAGTTAAAAAGATAGCGGAGAGCAGGCTACACTTACAAGATTACTCCACTGGGATAAGACCCTCTCATAGAACGCATATCCATACTGCCACCTTCCTGCTTAAGAAATCCACCAGGGTAGACCTCTTAGAATGGCATATTTTAACCAGGGGCACAGCAACAGGAActcatacttttttttatttgttctcagGGAATAAAGAGTTTCATCAGTGGGTGAGTACTCTGCTCTTTGTTATAAGTTTCGTATCCCATAGACTATTCTCTgtcagtggcagcagtgtggcttagtggtaaggagcaggacttgtaaccgaaaggtcgctggctcaattccccactggagcactgctgctgtgcccttggcCGAGGTAGCTAACGCAGAATCGCCACgacataaatggataaaaattgttgcctatgtaatttgctctggataagagcatctgttaaatgacaataatgtaatgtgatatggTCAGGCCTGACAGGCCGTCAGATTTGATCTGATCTGTCAGCTGAGCTCTGCCTTCTGATCCCGTTCTGTTGCTTCACAGTGCAGAGGCGTTGTTCCAGCGCCCCCCGGAGGTCTCCACGGACCTGCAGCCGGGCCAGTTTGTGGGGCCTCTGCAGTACAAGGTGTGGAGGAAGATGGGCAGCATCCTGCAGCCAGGTACTGTGACAGGTGGCACACCTGAGCAGCGCTGGAGGGGGTCTGTCAGAGCTGAAGAGTGCATCACTGCTCAGAGTGTCCATGACCTTGCAGCAGTATTCTGAAAGACTACCGGAATTGCCGTGAAATCCTGTAGGGTATTATTTTGATGTAATAGCATGCTTTAGCATTTTTGAGGTTGCACAACTTGCCACAAGTTGAGTTCAGTTCTGGTTCACCAGTGGCACCTATTAACATGTTAATTGACATCTGATTTAACTGATGATATAGTTCAGAGGGCACAACCTACACACTGAGTTTGACTGTCTGTACTAGACGCTCTTGAGTGGAATATGTCAACCCCTGGTGAGTTTCTATGTCAGTGTCGCAATCTGTGTGAGGTCGGTGTGCGGTACCCtgggcttctctctgcttcgCAGCTGTCGCCCCACTGACCCTTGACCCCAACACGGCTTACCCGCGCCTGACGGTGTCGCCCTGCCAGACCAGCGTGAGGGTGGGCGAGATCCAGCCCAACCTGCCCGACAACCCCGAGCGCTTCACCCGCTACAACATCGTGCTGGGCTCCCAGGGCTTCTCCTCGGGAAGGCACTAttgggaggtggaggtgggggagaaGACGGCCTGGGGCTTGGGTCTGGCCACTGAGTCCGTCAACAGGAAGGAGGAGATCAGCCTGTGCCCCGAGGACGGCTTCTGGACGCTGGTGCTGCGCAACGGGGATGAGTACGAGGCCTGCACGGACTCGGAGCACCCGCTCAGCCTGACCCGCAAGCCGCGCCGCGTCGGCGTCTACCTGGACTACCCCCACGGCCAGGTGGCCTTCTATGACGCCGGGGACATGACCCACCTCTTCACCTTCTCCGACACCTTCACCGAGAGGGTGTACCCCTATTTCAACCCCTGGCCCATCATCAACGGCCGGAATAGGGAGCCCCTGACCATCGTCACCCCGCGGTTGTGAACTGGGGgcgggggtcgggggggggggctgtcctCGCAGAAACACAGGGATAAACATTTATCAGCCAGCCTTAAAAGCACCATGTAACTTTCCCCTGGCAATGATTTTAACATGATTTATAGGAATCTGGTATCATGTTTCAATTGCACACATACAAGGCAATTTCTAGCACCAGAGTCTGGATCATTGCTAGAGCAAAACTAGGCATCTTTTGTGTACTTGAGGACCGCAgaggatttcagttttttgttttatggccATTTTTATCCATGGTTTTATTGGAAAAATTGGTACCGCAGAAAACCCTGGTGCGTTCAATGATTCATAGCAATAAACCACATCCAGCATCTGAAGTCAGGGCAGAGACCCTGTGATCTGAAAGTAAGGACCATCAGATCTAGTATtgacaacattttggaagaaagtGAAGAGCTTCTTTCTATGACTGACAGGTAATTTAACTTGACACTAcaacaaaaaagatttaatgtaatCTGATTAAATTATGTTAGGTATTACAGTGGGTGTGAGTTTCATGCACTCGATAGTGTGAAGATTTAATGAATTGCATAACagttgttattttaatttttttttctatttaacaCTTAAGAGTATATAAGCGTTACGTCTATATACTAACCTGATTTGTAATACTTTGTATAGGCGCTAACTGAAACATATACATCATAACCACCTGTATCCGGATTACAAAGCAGCTGTAAGCGCGCGCCCAGATATGCTTTTTAGCCGAGTGTGACACAGTGTCTGTGTAAGGCCCAGATGTAATGGCACACAGGGTTTGGGAATGGGGAGGTTTGCATTGCTTTCAGAGGGACCGACCACCGTGTCTTTACACAGTATCCATTCATGAAAGGTGCAGGGCAGCGGTGTGGGGAAGTCACGTGCAGGAAAGATAATCTTGCACTCCAGGACCAGGACTAGTTACTTAATTGGGTCTATTAATTAGTTAATTTGACCAATTACTACACTACATTAATGAAGGTGACCATGCGCCCATGCAGACTACCTGGAGCTCACGGGGCAGGGTTGTAGGTTGCAGGTGCTAAGTTTACTGCCGTTTTTCTTGAATGTGTTGTAGCTCCTTTTACATATTGTCCTTATATATTGAACTGCAGGGGTGGATATTTTATACAGACCTTTTATTTGTCATCCCTGTCTCCCAGACAAAGTAATTTTATAGCATAAATAAAGAACAGCAGGCCTGTAACTTATGCAATATCCTACTCTACTGACCTCTAGTGGAAAGGGGTGGAAGTTCAGACTGTACATCAGTTAGTTCTGACAGGAGTAAGCCCTGTGGACATGTGCTCTTAATGCAGGTCGAGCGGCATTGGTGTTACTGTGAGTGACTGCGATTTGTTGTTGCATGTGATGTTCCAGGAATGTGCTGTAGGCAATCAGCATTCCTGGAAAGCACTGCTTATTACATACCAGCCCAGAGTGAATTACAAGGTCAGGTTTAGACCTGAGAGGTATCCACTCAGTCTGCTGAACTCAGGAAGGTTcttcaaagccaaaaaaaagaagaaacaaagaactgaaaaacatctttttttatatttaatacatcATTGCCACAgcttgtgtgtggttttgcCAACCAGTAGGGGGCAATACACAATTTCTGTGTACTCAGAAAATTTCGGTCCTCACATGCTTCAGGTAAGGAGGCTTTCTACTTCCACTCCCCTGGCCATGCCTGTTACGGCCCTCACACTCAGGTGctgatgttttgtgtgtatCATAAGAAAATAGTCCATTTTAGATTGGCTGTTGTTGTGACATTCACTCATTTCCCTGTCCTGAAAGGGCTGTAAtcttaaaaatcataaaatcttTGTCCCTCCCCTGCTATGTTCTTGAGTTACATTAACAGTATAGGCATCAGGCAGGACTGTcaccttttcaaaatgaatgcagaacTGCTATATATAAGTGGCCAAAAGGGGgagacactgcactgagccaAAAAATTGCATATCCTGCAACGAATGGACATGCAGTAAATATGGGTACAGAAATTGCCATTAACACTGCTGATACTAATACTGTTAGAAATAGTATTAGTTAGAAAGTTAGAAATAAATTCTACAAATAGTGCTTCTTCTTGCAAAGAATTTTTTGTAACATCTGATATTCATAAAGTACAACTGTTACAAGGTACCCCATATGTCCTTGTAGTAACATTGAAGGCCAGACCTTGTGGTTCCTGGTTTTAGTCATACAATTTCCCTAACATTAAGACATTAATTTTGTCTTCCAGCactaaactaaactgaaaataagtagtataataaaaaaaatttgaaaataaattataggAGACTTTCGTCATGGTTAATATGAATGGACAGATGTTTCTACTGTATGTCTATGGTGCTGTTTTCTCTTAAATAATCTGAGAGCTTTCCAAAGAACATCCTGTTATGAGGTATAGctaaatgtggggaaaaaagaggagatGCACAGCAGAAAGCActgtctgtatattttattgtattcataGACGATGAAGATATGAACacggaaaaataaaaagcatattgATATTATATTGGGactgtgatgtgatgatgtAAGTGATGTATCATTTCCTTTGAAAGAAGAACAAAAGTAAAATCAATAGAAACATAGCTGATTACTTGGATTTTCATAACCTGACAGGACTCATCAAGCTTAATTTTACCTGAGTGTCCATTTGTTGTGTGCAGCCAATACATTCTGAGCAAAACTTTCGCCGGGTTTATTTGCGATAGAAGGGGTGAGAGGTATGTGAAgtacaaacaataaaatgacCAGTGTTTTGGTCATGGTGGACCCCAAAACAAATCACCATAATACTGGCATCCCAGATAAATGAAACAAGAGGGGAAAGAGTGGAAAATCATTGTGAGCCCCCTGACACACTGCTGATTACTGGCCTCCCCATCCAGATGCATTAAAACCACAGCCACCAACACCTCCATCAGGTTCAGAGTTGCTGCCATCGaattgcatttctctctccaATGAAAAGCTCACCTTTTTACGCGTACCTCTAAAAGGAAGTAGCCTCAAGCTGTGTGCTTACGTTGCAGCATGTGCCAAATAAAAACCCAAAGCCAAAAGTATGCTTGTGTGAGGAGTGCATATGACCCCAAATTTAACACTGAAGGAGATTTTAACTTAACTACCATCAATGCGTAGCACCCACCTGGGCAATTGTACGGCAGCCATTTAGCACAAGACCACTCACGATACATCAGCTAGGGTGTTGCCCACTTAAATTATGTTTATACGGCCAGACTGAGAAAAGCAGACTGGGAATTCGATACTTGAATGCCAGAACGCCCCATGTTAGTGACTGCCGCAGTGTCAGTTTAGTGTCGCTGAATTACAGAATGGTGCTGTAGTAccgcggcagtgtagcatagtggttaagtaGCAGGACTTGTGTCTgaaaggtcgctggtttgattccccactggggcactgctgccgtacccttgggcaaggtacttaacccacaattacctcagtaaaatatccagctgtataaatggataacgttgtaagttgctctggataaaaatgtaaaatgtagtaCTGTACTGAGCCTCTGTGAATGGAACATTTGTCACAAGTAACCATGAGTGAGCCGATGATTTTAATGATCGATgatattaatttattgatttgtcAATTACTGCCAAGAGCAAATGTGGCTTTTCACATTAATGgttaaataaagttaaatattttttcctaaTTTCCTAATTTTTTCCTTGCTGTAAAACATAGGCATTGACAGTTGTTCaccaaatgaaagtaaaatacataaaatcacTTTTGTTATATCTTAGTTTATCATGAGTCAGAACACTATTTACAACACTAGAAAAAGAAGCATCCTGATCTCGCTGCTTCTGCGACGGGAAGTTTCCAAGCCAATACAAGTGTTCAGTGTTAACAGATTTTAACAGTTTCAGGTTCGATTCCTGGGTCATTGCTTTTGTAATTTCAGAAAGGTGTTTAACCTGAATGGATAGAGTAAATGTAACAGCTGCATACACAGATAATATTTAGATATGTAGGTACCCTGAATATCTGATATATAAATGATGATTACCTCCTAAATCCAGTGGATGGAGAACTTTAGTAAAGCTGACAGCGCTGCTCTGTGAGACACAGGAAGCTCCTTTGCATAGAGAgcactttgcattggcagcgCATGCTTCAGTGAACTCTCAGTGTTTATAGCCCTGTGGGTTCAGAGATGCGGGACCGACAGCCGTTCCtcatcacagcagagaaaacagcagccaTGACCTtcgtcaccatcatcatctgGGCCCTGGCCTTCTGCACTCACAGTAAGAGAGGatttattcagaaatatttgatTTCAGCAATACCTCAGTCATTACTGTGTTTGGATTGGTCCTGACAGCATGACTACCATTGCTTGACATCAGAAATAATTCAATCATCACATTGACCAATGCTGAAAGAGAAATTAAGTGAAAGTAAACATTAGAAaaagcacaatgtttttttgtccataaaatattttgtttcattatttttttctgtgtttgtgtgttctctttAGATGCCAGAGGACAGATCACAGTaactcagactcctgcagtgaaatcTGTTCGCCCAGGAGCCGTGGTCAGTGTGCACTGTAAAACCAGCACCTCCAGTAACCTTAAGGATGATGTATCCTGGTTCCAACTCAAGGCCGGAGAAGCTCCCAAACTCCTGATTTATGGTGCAGAAGAACGTGGTCCTGGGGTTCCAGGTCGGTTCTTTGGCAGTGGATCTGGAACTGATTTCATACTGCTCATCAATAAAGTCCAGGCTGAGGACGCAGGAGAGTATTACTGTCTGGCTTGCTTCAGTGATACAGAGCCAACACAGTGATACAGAGGCGTTcaaaaacctccctcagccAGATGATTCAGTGAAGGCACTGCTGCACCTGCTGGAGAGGAATGCAGTTTATCACAGAGGGAGTTTATTTGATGACACATGGAGCATTTTTCTATTATATGGGATTTCACCAGGATGAATCTGAAGGGTATTCTTCTGTGTGAAGAATACAAGTACCAGATACCTGTGACTCTTCATCTCTGCTAATCACACTGTAAACAGGTAAGGCTCAGATCTGTGATGTTTTTCCGTTCCTTTTACTTCTTGAAACTGAACTGATTGTTGAGATTATGAAGATGATTATCAGGGATTATTACAGAGATCAATTTGGGAGGTTTAAGTACACAGACTAATGATGACAAAACAGGACACAGGTGAGCGGAAtgagcttcaggtggtgggtgtggcaggaggGCAGACcggcaggacaggaggtgggatGATGGAGCACATGGCGTCTgtaaacacaagcacatgcaagacaacaacaaaaacaaaaacagacacgcccacaaagacagacaggggaaacacacagaacaggaggaCCTCAGACGGACGTCCTGACAAGCAGCCTTTTTATTTGGAGTTTTTTCATCAGGCACTTTGGATATTTGACTCAGATACCAGTGCTGAATTTGGCTATATATAgagttattatattattaaaataaattataaataaaccAAAGCAGGAATGGAAGGGAAGTCTTTCTCATAATGACTATAGACAGCCACATcgacagggggagggagggagtgagagagagagagaagaaattacacatacaaaacaataGCCAGTCAAACTGGTACAAAGAAGTGTAACTTTTCATACCTATAGATTTGGACACTGTTAGATGgacagaatgacagacagcCTGTATGccaaacacatttctgtgttgtgaGAGACAGCTACACTGTGAGTAAAGGGGGCGTGGCCCTCAGGCAGGTTTTTGTACAGCCAGTCAATCAGGCTGAATCACTGTGGTGCATATTTGGCGGTGGCACCAAACTTGATATTGGAAGTAagttctctctttctttactTACCAGTCAAAGTTTTGCCTTGATCAGTAACAGCTAAACATACATGATCATTTTATCTATTGAATAACATCTGGAGATTAATAATCTGCTTAGAATGCTGAGCTGTCATCAGAGTAGTAGCATCATCTTTGCAAAATCTAATGAACTATAAAAATGCCTCAAAGCTCCCACAGTATGTTTTAGATGAAAAAATATAACTTAATTTCCTTtccttattttctcattcttttaaCATGATTTGATTAAATGTTCAAATACTGCTAATTATCTATTATTAATTGAGTCATGGCTGTCATTTTACAACAGCAATTTTTTACCTACAAAGCAGAGAACCAGCTTCTTTGAACATATCATATAGTAATGCAGTATAAAATAGAAGCATTctattttgctattttgtatcatgtttgttttaattgctcTCCTTAATTTGtctgaattacaaaaaataatacagaaaaaatgaatatgaaaaaagtcTAAGTCAAGCAATGTTCTTTTTGGTGTCAGAAAAAAACTACAGTACATCATTTCGCATTATAAccttaatttaaaataattcaaacaaaatgtccTTTACTTGAGgctgcctgtgtttctgccacGCAGACTGTGCTTGTGGTTAGCACACAGACATTGTaacctttctctgtgtgtagGATTTATGAAGTCAGTGCTCTCAGAGTTGATAGGGATCCATACCCACTTCCACCATTAGACATTCAGTTGTGCCACAATGATTCAACACTAAATACTCTTGGTCTGTTTTTTTGGGTGTCCAATGTACAAGTTTTTAAAAGACTTTAACTAAAACTTGCATTATATAGCCTATGGTCTTGTCATTTCATATCAGTAACGGATTTTCATGAGATGAGACGGCTAAGTTTTTAAACAGTACATAATTTTATGACTGATCATaccaaaataatgttttt includes:
- the LOC118792966 gene encoding zinc-binding protein A33-like, which produces MASEASALEELHSELTCPVCLELFREPVILECGHHFCRQCISQCWDAKPEESPSCPQCRKTCTAKLRPNSLLCNVVDSVRRAREMDTHSLSRERTQKAPASASGPEPSPERDHCEEHEEKLKLFCEDDQVAICLVCGMSRDHKTHSVIPINEAFDNYKEKLSAALQKVQLQMEEASRSQAQTNQKMMEIKEQAGALEEQIGWEFRQLREFLEQEEQEVKNRLRREKEERLRMLDESLQRTAEQVSQLELAAEQLRAKLREEENPAQLRGIKSFISGAEALFQRPPEVSTDLQPGQFVGPLQYKVWRKMGSILQPAVAPLTLDPNTAYPRLTVSPCQTSVRVGEIQPNLPDNPERFTRYNIVLGSQGFSSGRHYWEVEVGEKTAWGLGLATESVNRKEEISLCPEDGFWTLVLRNGDEYEACTDSEHPLSLTRKPRRVGVYLDYPHGQVAFYDAGDMTHLFTFSDTFTERVYPYFNPWPIINGRNREPLTIVTPRL